The following coding sequences lie in one Vibrio aerogenes genomic window:
- a CDS encoding PfkB family carbohydrate kinase, translating into MTERERQILDLIRQDPMIAQSTLAEKLGLSRSAVAGHIMNLTRKGYIQGKGYVIAPEQYAAVIGGANMDLCGRSAAALVMGDSNPGELISGPGGVARNIADNLGRLGSSVQFIGAVGNDLWGEQLLSACRQAGVGVDHCLVIPGRTSSTYLSIHDPDGELHLALNDMALLETLDATELARRNGVFERANAIVLDANLSESALGYLFHTHSDKAIFVDPVSAVKAGKIAPYLAQIHTLKPNRTEAELLSGCRIERPEQLPEVAAILHDQGVKRLLISLGAQGAYASDEGTGQFISAEKTQVNNVTGAGDALMAGLVHGYLHHHSWTDTLEFALAAARLALQSETTIHSKMSEKAVRRLIEESTC; encoded by the coding sequence ATGACTGAACGAGAACGCCAAATACTGGATCTGATCAGGCAGGATCCAATGATTGCCCAAAGTACGCTGGCTGAAAAACTGGGCCTGAGCCGTAGTGCCGTCGCAGGTCATATCATGAATCTGACCCGCAAAGGTTATATTCAGGGAAAAGGCTATGTCATCGCACCTGAACAATATGCTGCGGTCATTGGCGGAGCCAACATGGACTTATGCGGCCGCTCTGCTGCTGCACTGGTCATGGGAGATTCCAATCCCGGTGAACTGATATCCGGTCCGGGTGGCGTCGCCAGAAATATTGCTGACAATCTGGGACGACTGGGCAGTTCTGTCCAGTTTATCGGAGCGGTTGGCAATGACTTATGGGGGGAGCAGTTACTGTCTGCCTGCCGGCAGGCGGGCGTTGGCGTCGATCACTGTCTGGTTATTCCCGGCAGAACCAGCAGCACTTATCTGTCAATTCACGATCCGGATGGAGAACTGCATCTGGCTCTCAATGACATGGCGCTGCTTGAAACACTCGATGCCACCGAACTGGCCCGGCGCAACGGCGTGTTTGAAAGAGCAAACGCGATTGTACTCGATGCAAACCTGAGTGAATCAGCACTTGGCTACCTGTTTCACACCCATAGCGATAAAGCGATTTTTGTCGATCCGGTCTCTGCCGTCAAAGCCGGGAAAATCGCCCCTTATCTGGCACAGATTCATACCCTGAAACCCAACCGGACAGAAGCGGAACTGTTGTCCGGCTGCCGGATTGAGCGTCCGGAACAGTTACCTGAAGTCGCCGCAATATTGCATGACCAAGGCGTCAAACGTCTGCTGATCAGCCTTGGTGCCCAGGGCGCTTATGCCAGTGATGAAGGCACAGGCCAGTTCATCAGCGCAGAAAAAACCCAGGTGAATAACGTCACCGGTGCCGGCGATGCCCTGATGGCCGGTCTGGTGCATGGTTATCTGCATCACCACAGCTGGACCGATACATTAGAGTTTGCGCTTGCCGCTGCAAGGCTGGCTCTGCAATCTGAGACCACCATTCATTCAAAGATGTCAGAAAAGGCGGTCCGCCGCCTGATTGAGGAATCAACATGTTAG
- a CDS encoding endo alpha-1,4 polygalactosaminidase, with amino-acid sequence MAQFGRLLCLLLITLSFSATAQVSSHSIAFYYNSHLPLAEMTLYSRVVVQPDRVNAGEIHWLKQRNIQIYGYLSVGESKQPDQKGLMLNQSWNSQVMDLTSEQWQSSLIEQAKQLKAQGYDGLFLDTLDSYQMLQKQQQGPQRRALVTLIKQLSALFSHQLILNRGFEVLPQLHGQAKFLVAEGLYSHYQVKNDSYGVTSKSDQQWLINQLQQAQKQGFQVQVIDYAKPEARFSLAQKIIRAGFLPWVTDGHLRTWGTSELQPVPRKILIPYNSKLQYLTHSDVHNRLAAFIEYLGYIPAYLDMSRQPLPTIDPALYAGVISWTLETRMYSPDYVSWLLRAKGTLPLMLLGQLPLSDKLLNAFGVKMLSATPPGPYKIQMIKPWLKGEYDALRPNAGVFPLQQVKQQDSEPLITITSADGRRLIQGIRSGRDVLIAAPWLIENLSVDDSRWMVEPYQLLSRAFQLPPIPAPDVTTESGRRRLISYIDGDAFSSLARLPGQPIAAKVIKDEILKPYKIPVTVSIVEGEVGPKGMYPEKSPYYEKIARQIFALPYVDMATHTFSHPFFWNELAGRQKVLKNAYRPYGSHLAVPNYDKIDIRREIEGSIDYINQRLAPKGKKVTAVLWSGDALPGPDPIRHTLEAGVVNVNGGDSFVTDDNPTLSEISPLGRPEGELLYQIYAPLMNEELYTNVWHGPYDGFKRLTETFRHTDKPYRLKPFTIYYHFYSGTNPAGIRALKIVLDYALSRPNTPVQLARYARGALDFYFSGLARNDKGEWVFSSRWIPTLRIPGALGQVDLQHSRLIAGMTENGRYIHLPEGQAVFKTSVKSGVKSHKPYLVSGNVVLTEWSEKRVAFHSWLKAQLVLANADQCHFISSDGHRHQGVKQGNYRRFSMPRGNFSGRLVCHHQ; translated from the coding sequence ATGGCTCAATTCGGTCGTCTTCTCTGCTTATTATTGATTACGCTTAGTTTCAGTGCGACAGCACAGGTTTCCAGTCATAGTATTGCTTTTTATTACAATTCTCATTTGCCTTTGGCTGAAATGACACTTTATTCACGGGTTGTGGTTCAGCCGGATCGGGTCAATGCCGGTGAAATTCACTGGCTGAAGCAAAGAAATATTCAAATATATGGCTATTTGAGTGTCGGAGAATCAAAACAACCCGACCAGAAAGGGCTGATGCTGAATCAAAGCTGGAACAGTCAGGTGATGGATCTGACATCAGAGCAGTGGCAGTCTTCTTTGATTGAACAGGCAAAGCAGCTCAAAGCGCAGGGTTACGATGGTTTGTTCCTTGATACGCTGGATAGCTATCAGATGCTTCAAAAGCAGCAGCAGGGGCCGCAGCGCAGGGCTCTGGTGACATTAATTAAACAGCTTTCAGCACTTTTTTCCCACCAGTTGATCTTAAACCGGGGATTTGAAGTATTACCTCAGTTACATGGACAGGCAAAGTTTCTGGTTGCTGAAGGCTTGTATTCTCATTATCAGGTGAAGAATGATAGTTACGGTGTCACATCTAAATCTGACCAGCAGTGGTTAATCAATCAGTTACAGCAGGCACAGAAGCAGGGCTTTCAGGTTCAGGTGATTGATTATGCCAAACCTGAAGCACGTTTTTCGCTGGCACAGAAAATTATCCGTGCTGGTTTTCTGCCTTGGGTGACGGACGGACATTTACGCACCTGGGGAACCTCTGAACTTCAGCCTGTTCCCCGTAAGATCCTGATTCCGTACAACAGTAAGTTACAGTATCTGACGCATTCCGATGTGCATAACCGGCTGGCAGCTTTTATTGAATATCTCGGTTATATTCCGGCTTATCTGGATATGAGCCGGCAGCCTTTACCGACGATTGATCCGGCACTGTATGCCGGTGTGATTTCATGGACGCTGGAAACCAGAATGTATTCTCCTGATTATGTCAGCTGGTTGCTCAGAGCCAAAGGCACTCTGCCGCTGATGTTGCTGGGACAGCTGCCTCTGTCGGATAAACTGCTCAATGCATTCGGGGTGAAAATGCTGTCTGCAACACCGCCCGGACCGTACAAGATCCAGATGATAAAACCCTGGCTGAAAGGAGAATATGACGCGCTCCGGCCAAATGCTGGTGTTTTTCCGCTTCAGCAGGTGAAACAGCAGGATAGCGAGCCGTTGATTACGATTACTTCAGCGGATGGCAGGCGTCTGATTCAGGGGATCCGTTCTGGCCGGGATGTATTAATTGCTGCCCCCTGGCTGATTGAAAATCTTTCCGTGGACGACAGCCGCTGGATGGTTGAACCTTATCAGCTGTTATCCCGTGCATTTCAGTTACCCCCGATTCCGGCACCGGATGTTACCACTGAATCAGGCCGCCGGCGTTTAATCAGCTATATCGACGGAGATGCTTTCTCCAGCCTTGCCCGTTTACCGGGGCAACCCATTGCGGCCAAAGTGATCAAAGATGAAATCCTCAAACCATACAAAATACCGGTCACGGTTTCTATCGTGGAAGGGGAAGTCGGGCCCAAAGGGATGTATCCGGAAAAAAGCCCGTATTACGAGAAAATTGCCAGACAGATTTTTGCTCTGCCATACGTAGATATGGCGACCCATACTTTCAGCCATCCATTTTTCTGGAATGAACTGGCCGGCCGGCAGAAGGTGCTGAAAAATGCTTACCGGCCTTATGGCAGCCATCTGGCTGTACCCAATTACGATAAGATTGATATCCGGCGGGAAATTGAAGGTTCGATTGATTACATCAATCAGCGGCTGGCACCGAAAGGAAAGAAAGTGACCGCTGTGCTGTGGAGCGGTGATGCGCTGCCGGGGCCGGATCCGATCCGGCATACGCTTGAAGCCGGTGTTGTGAATGTCAATGGCGGAGACTCCTTTGTGACGGATGATAATCCGACGCTCAGTGAAATCTCGCCGCTGGGACGCCCGGAAGGGGAACTGCTGTATCAGATTTATGCGCCATTGATGAATGAAGAGTTGTACACCAATGTCTGGCATGGCCCGTACGACGGATTCAAACGTCTGACGGAAACGTTCAGACATACCGACAAACCTTACCGGTTGAAACCTTTTACCATTTACTACCATTTCTATTCCGGGACAAACCCTGCAGGGATCCGGGCACTGAAAATTGTGCTCGATTATGCCTTATCCCGTCCCAATACGCCGGTTCAGCTCGCCCGTTATGCCCGTGGTGCGCTGGATTTTTACTTCTCCGGCCTCGCCCGGAATGACAAAGGGGAATGGGTGTTCAGCAGCCGTTGGATTCCGACGCTGCGTATTCCCGGTGCACTGGGACAGGTTGACCTGCAGCACAGCCGCTTGATTGCCGGCATGACAGAAAACGGGAGATATATTCACCTGCCGGAAGGCCAGGCTGTTTTTAAAACGTCGGTGAAATCAGGCGTGAAGAGCCATAAACCTTATCTGGTTTCCGGCAATGTGGTGCTGACTGAGTGGTCAGAAAAACGGGTGGCTTTTCATAGCTGGCTGAAGGCTCAGCTGGTACTGGCAAAT